DNA sequence from the Daphnia pulex isolate KAP4 chromosome 8, ASM2113471v1 genome:
tgtcagcccggacttgtcagcaatggcaagtcccatcttggtcatggatccttcagacatggcgcgtagagagtagagaacaacctacgggttgtatggcgtggtagccaacgggttagcttaagtgtgtgtatgtatgtatatgtgtgattgtaaaaagtggaggaattgtgggtggaggtgggaaaaCAAAGCAATTCTTATTCATGTTTATGTTCATTGTGTCTTTAAAACAAAGTAATGTTtagcaaataaaacaatatatttgttacaactttgaagtctTACATTCATGCTTAAAGACACTTAACTATTAcactttttcaataattttctatGAAAGGTCCAATCACAATGCCTGCCATGAACTCCTTTGTTACGCCATCCTAAATGTAAAGTACAGAACTGTTGATATTAGACACTAAACAGTACGTTTCTTTCGTAACTTAccctgaaaaagaatttcgtccAAAGACCAGGATATGTCCGTATGAAGAGCGACTAAAGTAGTTACTTCCAAATAGGAACATCTGTCGCAATGTGGTTTAAAGGTATTAAGGGAAAGTCTTACAAGGTGGTTACCcgcaattaaatatttttttttctcattaaacATCCACGATACTCATcaactattaaaaaataaccgatAAATCTGAACACGAATCCCGTAGAAGTACTTGGGTTCCTCTGTGTACTAAACTGGGACATCGTACGTGGTTGTGTAACATGATGCTTCTTCGGTGCAGTACTTGGAGGCttcggtgttgtagctagatGTAGCGTAGGTTGGGATCTAGTAAAATGGTGCATCAGTGTagcttttctgttcaacggAGTAGGAAGGAGCAGCTTCtatgtagtaactcggggctgGTAATGCTTGCCCGTCTCAGTTGTGgctgtgtagatcggggcagagtagtacagggcgcttcagtgtagtattcaCCCGTTTTGGTCGAAAAATTAGCTGGAGCcccggtgtagtagctggagcctcggtgtagtagctggggagcctcggtgtagtagctggggagcctcggtgtagtagctggggagcctcggtgtagtcagatagggcagcatacgtagttgtgtagtactccgctgtaTTGGTGGTGTAGCTCGAGGCAGAGTAATAATTCGgggcatcggtgtagtagctgggcgAAGCGTAAGTTATGGTATCATACTCCgatgccttagtggtgtagtacttgggggcgtCGGCGTAGTAccaccttttctctcccctttttatacaacttccttttttttaacgaccCCTTCTACGCAGAATAATACTTCGGTGCTTCGGTGTTGTAGTAATTAGgaataatacttcggggcgtTGGTTTAGTAGCTtagggcagcgtaggttgtagtgtagtaattaggggccttggtgtagtaagcAGGGGCAGCATATGTAGTCGTGTAGTATTCCGGTACCTTAGATgtgtaatacttgggagcctcgatGTTGTACTCTAGCtctttggtggtgtaactcGAGGCAGACTTATACTTCAGAAATtcggtgtagtggctcggggcactATAAGTTGTGTggtactctggagccttggtggtacAGTGCCGGTTGTTGCGTATTTTGTTATGTGGGAGGCGGCGGTGTTGTGGTTAGGTATTCACTTTGTTATGTGGGAGGCGGCGGTGTTGTGGTTAGATATtcaccatacccaggagatatcagtacaccagtggtcaaCCCAACCATCAACGaaacaacacccaacagcagcacgacaccaAGCTTATCTaaacaatttataaatttaaacattaatatttattaataacaggaatatttaaaaatagcaaaaagtTTCATTAGAACAAAGATCCATTtcaaaacagaatatttacccatgattgcgaattgGTTTTACGATGTAGGAgacagttggtgacaaatattgcactgcagttgttgccgtgtcggatctcctcactcgactgattttccaccgccttttttctctccttttatacgattttttttcatctcttcacctcttaagccttgcggctattgtatcTGTCTGATAATGATGCgacacgtcccgttctcacccaacctctacaccacatgACAcattttacgtaatgatctccgtgaccttcgaaagtgaaggaaaatgttttttccttatgcaggttgacgttgctggggatgggtctacaaaaaccaatataaaaatgaataccaaatggttatggcttacggctattgtacctgcttgataatgatgcaacacgtgtcgttctcacccaacctctacaccactgcacgATTCTCACCCAACGTCTACACCACTGCAcgattctcacccaacctctacaccactgcacgATTCTCACCCAAACTCTACACCACCGGATGACAATTTTACGAAATGATCcccgtgaccttcaagcgtgaaggacatgcaaactggccggcccgtgtgcaggttgaactctacaatggtaattgaaaaataattaataaacactgcatcagttggaaCATGATGATACCTAAATTTAACTAAAGATATTTTAAAGTAACGTACGAGTGTAcgactctttctctccttcatCAACAACATGATGACATTTGTCGCATTTGTCCTGCAGTACGAATATCTTCTATTAGGGGTCACTTTACGCGCTTCCACTCCTAGATTGCTGTAtaacattaaattttacacttacccactaataaataaatggctAATCTTGGCGATGTTGGTAATAAACTCCACAAGTCATTGGTAACGTCTCTCTGTAATCCGGGTCTCAATTATCAGGTCTCAAGCAAAGTCCATGCGATCCTTGATGATCTATCTTATGATAGTCACGGACTTGCTTTTAATCGGGCTCAAGGAACGGCCAGGAGATCTTCGGGGGTCTGCAACTGCCGTGGAAGCTTGCATAGTTCTTTTTGAGACCTCGTGTTGGGTATAGTTACAGGCTTCCGGCCATAAACAGCTCCAAGGCTTCACTTCACTCAactgaaaattcaaatacacACAGCATTAATTCAGGGGTAGCAATTATTAAAGAGCAATGAACTTACACTTAGTTACGTCACCAAATTACAATCGCAGCAGAAAAATGGAATATAGCCATCACCACACACATATTTTCTTAAAGATGACCACAGAATTTCTAAACggaaattcagaaatttaCTTGTTCTGATGGCAAAGAGAAAATCCCCTTACTTACCCAaacatgatttctttttgcagGGTTTTTTAAGCACTGACAAAACTATCGAATGAGTGTTCAATGAAAAGAGGTATCAGGTATTTCTgtcaaattgtaaaaaacaTTCTTCATAATGTTTTAGTTGTTTcatataaacaaaattaatgaaatgacATACCTTCTTGTAGATCTTTCTTCACAATTTGTTAATAGGCAGGGAgtgctgtaaaaaaattatcaggGAAACAAATCAGGAAAACGAATTAATcaggaaaacaaatcaagaatGCTTCTTGTGTTGATTTAAAAGCCATCTGAGAGCATACACAGTTTTATTAAAGAAGGTAAAGTTAGCACTGTCAGAAATATACTCACGATAGAATAAGGCAGAAATGTTTGCACATGGCTAGTCCTAGTTGTGCATACTTCTCAGATAACTTGACAAGTCAAAATGAACACATTTCGCTAGATAAACCCAGATTAATGCAAGGCAGGGCAAGGCTGTTAAACTTTCACTTTGAAATTACTGCACAGTAAGTATGTTGTTCCCTTACACTTCCAGATAAGTAGGTATGGTGATGTCTATAATAACACAAGTGAAATGAATAGTCAAAATCTATGGAAACTAGCAGACATTTTGCAGATTATTGCAAAGCTATTAAACTCCATTATGTTATTACTCCGTAGTAGGTATTTTGTAGGTAAGGTTGTTCATTTAAACTAAAACGCTAAAACAGACATGGTGTATGTTGATATCAAATGGTGAAATTCAAACGTCCCTTATTTATTGGTGCGTCTGCCGTCTGCTAAGTTCAGAAAAACAATACACTCGCCATCTAGTGTCGCAGTCAGTaatcatcaaattttttttttgccgggAGTCCCGGGACTAGGCTTTGGCTTTCTCAGCTACTGAGTTTAGCTACCTTTATCGCCTTTATCCATGATACAAGAGCAATGCAAAACCATTGATTACAGATGAAAAGACGCTAACCTTGTGTATGTAAAAATCACTTTCAGGTAAATATGTATATACACATCACGAAACGGTCGCAAAATGATACAaagatttgcatttatgttCACTATTATTCGCgattaacaaaaataaaagtagcttaaaaaatttcctccGTCAATCCAAGTCCTCTTCATCGCACTCTTGCAtcgcaatttcaaattttgctcATGTTTCATTTAATACAAGGAGCAGCACATACCCACGCCCAACGATCTCAAGAAATGACAAGCttcggaaaaatgaaatccaatACAATAGAAAGCTTAGATGAATAGTGAAGGTATGGTCCAGTATCTTGATTTGCaatcgaaacaaaaacgaaagatATGTTGCAATCAATGAGGGCGAAATTTCCATATTAGACAAAAGCAATGCCGTTTTGACAACAGAACCAACTGAAAAGGATGTCGTATAACTTAATCATTTCTTGGGATATGACGATCACtgttccagtttttctttttttaatttttttggtcCCTTATTTCCGCGCTCTTCTCCGTGTCCCTTTAAAGTATTGTGCAACTGCTTGATTGACCTAAATTGAGTGGTTGAAACCCAAAATTAgcttttttcgaaaaacaaatgacgtTTAGTTAAGATCATACCGATATCAGCAGATTGTTTGCCAGTGCTGATGGCAAGTTCTAAGGGAACAGCTTCGCGATCCGAATCTTGGCTACTGGAACCCAAGCTGGAGCATTCGCTGTCGCGAATGACACTTTCATAACCGGAACTCTCGTAATGGCCAGCGGAGCCTCCAGAGCCACCCGACCCACTGGTGCTCGTCCCACTGGAAAAATTCTTTCGGGACATTTCGCCGATCGGCATCAAATGTTGGCGTCGaatctgttgctgctgctgctgaatcgGCTGGGCGTGCCGACGATTCTTGATGGGAGAGACTGCACTGAGGTGAACTCCGGAATCTGATCCTCCACTTTCGTAGCCCTCCGAGGGACACAGCGAACTGGGTGCCGTTTGATGGCAGCTTTCGTAGCTGAAACCGTACGATTTGACGTCACGTTTTGATCCAGAAGACTTTCCGTCCTGCATGAATGAGAACCAATCAGTTAATGCAACACTTTGAATGAATGGCGGTCTAATGAAGGAAACATACCCAGCTGGATTTCGAGTCCTTCTTTGGACTCTTGTGCGACGAACTGGCCGCTTTCAGTTTATCCTTCTTGTTGCTGGATTTGGACGACTGTGACTTGGGAGACGGGGGAATCGAGACGGAAGGGGTTGGATCGATGCGGGACGGCGACTTGGAGAGCGTCTTGGCCGGTGAATTGTGTTTACTCGTATTCTCCCGGCTCTTAGATCGCTTCTCGACCTTGGGCGATGCTTTGGCGGACGACGATGACGCTTTGGGAGTTGGTACCGGGCTACCACTCATGCTCGTGGCCGTGTTGCGCTTAGTGACGGAGCTCGGCTGTTGTTTGTTCTTGGAACCGGAGAAGAACCGGCTTAGCTTAGGTGTTTTATGATGAATTACTTTCTCGTGCTCCGTGTTGCTCTCTAAGACAACGGCTTTGCAGTCGCGTTCAGGTACCAAGTCACCAGTCGTTACGGCGACATTAGCCGAATTAGATTTGATGGCGACCTCTTCTTCGGGATCAGAGGTGGACGCCCCGTTGCCAGGCAACCGTTCTTGTTGCTGCGGCTCACTAATATAAAATTAAGGGAATTAACATCGGTCAGGGCAAGATCAACTATTAAGAAGCTGCAATAATACCATGGGCGAACAGTCTCGTACGTTTTCCCAGAATGCTGATCCAAATGTGGATCGGACGCACCATCAGGATGTCTCAGTGAAGATAAAATCGAAGCTTGATGGGCGTCTTGGATGCCCAATTCGCGTTCCAGCTCCATGCCGATGGTAGAGACCATGGCTTTACGTGTGTCTTGGCCCATGCCATTTCTACCGGGCGAGGTCCTAACGGCCACGTTGTTCCAGTCTTGTGTCAACAGTGGAAGATCCTACAGTTTACAGATAAATAGGGCGATGTTAAGCTCATTGTAATTAAGCTCGTGCTGTAATGAATAGATAAATGTATACCTTGAATGAGCCAATATTACAGTTGGTAAGAGCACTGAGTGGCGTGGGATGAAGGGTTCCAGCAGCGTTTCCGGCGATTGACTGCTGGTAGATTTGCTGGTGTAATTTGGCGAGCTGTTCCAGTTGCGTTTGATAGAACTCTGTGTTATCCATGGCTGAAGACGATGGCATAGGGTCGAAAATGGAAGAGCCAATGGGCTCCCATTCGGAGGCCGTCCCTTGCGAATAAGTTTCTCCGGTAAAATGGGAAATGATGGTCAAGTTGTCGTGCGAAAGAGCTCGCAGCGGATGTTCTTCGCCGTCGGTGAAACTGGACAAGCTGCGCACATCGTTGCACTTGGCCTCCAAGGCTTCCATCATGGAAAACGCGATATCCTCCTCGGTCACTTGAAGACAAGAGTCTTGCGTGGGCACCGGCTCGTCGGGCTCTTCCACCTCGATGTATTCGGGACTGTAGTCTCCACCTCGGCCGTGCATGGGGGAATGATGAAGGCGACCACCTCGTTGGTTAGCCGACTCTGATTCGCAGACTTTGAAATCCGTCACCGTGTTGTTGTCGTCTTCGTCGCGATGCCGGACACGCCTCCACGAGTCGCAGCTGATGGAAACCTGTTCGGAGGTCACATCCAAAGCCGCTGAAAGATCATCGGAGGCTCCGTCGGTGGAGGAATCCTcgacggtggcggcggcggcggcggctcgCTCCTCTTCCTGGACAAGCGAGTCTGCCAGCTGTTCGCACTGCGAGTAGAGCTGTTCCAGCGTTAAGCTGGAAGCCGTCGGCTCAACGCTTTCAACGTTGCTGGCGCTGCCAACGCCGCTCAACGAGTTGAGCTTCTCTTCAGAGACTGACTGTTCGGGATTGGATGGAGCGACGGCGGCGCTGGCGGTGACTTCTTCCGTTAAGAGAGGCTCGGCTTTTCTGCGAGACTGCTTCACTGGAGTCGGATGGCGATTTGCTCTCGGCGAGCGGATATTTTCAACGGGCGCCAAGCTATCGACTTCTTTCGCCTCATCTTCGTCATCCGGGCACGTCTTAAAAACAGTCAAGACCTTGACTGGAGTGCCGGGCTCCGGGGCCGGTCGGGGCTGAGCATCGATCCACATTTGCCCGCTGGTTCGCACCGCTGGGTGTCGCTGCTGCATCAATCCcataaaagtttaaaaaaaaaagaaaagagtagagagagagaaaaaaaaagattaagtCGAGTCTATtgattttgtgttattttatcTTCTACTACTGTTGAAAGATTGCAACAGGGTGGTCTTACCTGGACACTTTGATTTTCGACCCATTGGCGTATCATTCCCTGCTTGTGCTGATCCATGAAACCGTATCCTAGCGGAGTTTGATTGACAGGAGGAGCGACGGCAGGTAGAACTGCGGGCAGCATCTGAACGGCGGGATCAACTGGCGGCCCGTCGACCCACATTTCCCGTTGATGACGCACCACTTGCATCCGAGCTTGAGAAATGCGCGTTTTGTTGAATCTCGGCCCGTCGATCCACTGCTCTTCGCTGTTGCTACCGGCGACACTGCCGCTCTGTTTGTTGGTTTGCTGAGCAGGATCGCATTTGGCTACTTTGCGCTGAATTTGCGGTGATCGCGAAGGAGCGGCTGAAGTTTCTTTCTTGGCGTGATGCACTGGACTCCTGCCGGACTGTTGCTGGACTGCCGGCCGATCAACAGTAGAGCCTCTGAGCGCCCGAGACATGGAACATCGGTTATCGCCCGAATTGAGACTGGGCAAATAAACGGGTGGGTGTTCGCCATCCGTTGCGTCATCGATCGGGCCTACGTAGATGACAGTGTCACATGACTGCTCGCTGCTGGACGGGTCAGCTGATCCGCCTGTAGAGCTTTCACCGCCCGAGGATCGAGAAAGCCCCAATCGACTCGAATCTTCGCTACTTCCACCTGATCCCGAACCGCCTGATCCGGCATTGTTGTACTGTTGACAGTTACAAAGAAATGACAAATTATGTATTAAAAAACGTCAACGTTATCAACTCTTACCTTCATTCTCCTACGCCTCATTCGATGGACTCTGGAGGCCATCTGTACGGTGGCCAGGGTCTCCGAGTAGGCGGACGAAGCTGCAACGTGGGCGACCAAGGCCGCCTGACAGGTGAGCGATCCCAGACATTCGCGGAGGACTTGGGTGATTTTGTGTTCGCGATGGGGCAGATGTCGCTGGCCGTTGAACAGAGCCACCAATACATTGCCCAGACCGGAGAGTGTCATTGTGTTGGCCGATTGGCCGTTTGTCACGGCCCGACCGCTTTGCTGGCAACTTCCAAGATCCAGCAAATGCAGGCGGGAACGTCCCCCAGCCACTCCGGATgcgccactgctgctgctgcaatgtCCACCCGTTCGGCTGGGTGTCCGATCGACGCTGTACTGGTAGACGTGCAGAGTGTAGAGCAAATGGGAGAAACGGGCGTCCGGCGACGAGGAATCGGTGCGGGCCGCCAGAGCAGCGTCCAAATAGAAAGCGGCCTTTTCGGCGGTCGGAGCTCGGAGTTCACTCTGATTCTGCAGTTGGGTGCCCAGCAGAGGATCGTCACGCAGATACACGCCCGGCGATTCTTCGGATTCTGCAAATTCCaataatcatcatcaaatcaaaattgaattggagCCGGCGCCGGAAGACGTTTCAATAACGTCCAATCATCTAAGAATGTATTGACTCAATCTCATCAGCTTAACTAGCTTGCGGATCGAACAAAAGAGGGTCGATTCCCGCATCAATGCCTCCGTGATTGCACCGAGTAATGAGTCGAGActggcggctgctgctgcttccacGGGACGGGGGTCTGGAATCTCATTAGAAGCTGCGCGGTTGTGATTGAATTCAACCCGTCCACGGTCAACACAGAAAGGGCAAACGGGAACAACggctaaatatatatacggtAGTACGCTCGTACTtgtacagtatcgtccaaaaaaatccgaacaccatggtctctttctttatttaaaaaaaatatttctgcatttctttcttaattctaataaatgaactttgtaaaacaattaattctacacataatatgaagtcttgaaagttaaaaacaaagaatctacattaaactgggcttttgaaaaagaggtgcgttcggatttttttggacgatactgtatgtgtgtgtgtgtatagaagGGCCAAAGTTTCAGTTCAATAGCGATAAAAGCCTCCAGCAATAATGCCGGGCTGCACAGTCGGGAGCCATTCCAAAGATCCAACTTTTTCAGCGGCTTTAAAGTTCGGTGTTGACTCGACGAGTTTGGTCGATTAAAGCCTTTTTTTCGTAATGAAATTTCgctgaaaaaattttgtttcttttctgatcGCAACATgtgaacttttcttttttcagaaaGGCGTACAATAGATAATTGGgctcaaaggaaaaaaaaaataaataaataaaaaggcaCGCAAAGCCACTAACTTACCGGTTGCGTGCGGAGCGAGGAGATCTCGGAGAACTTCGGCAGGACCGGCAATTTCCACGGCTGAGACGCGGACCGAGAACCTAGCGCCAGTTTTGTTCTTCTGCTCGCCAATCCCGCGGAAGAGCCAAGCAATGGCCGTCGGCATCAGACCGGGACCGATGTCTTCCAAACACGAACCCaccatcgtcgtcgttttacctgcgaaaaagaaaagaaaaagatgaaataagtGACAGACACGAATTAGAGTCGGGGGCGATAAATAACCATCAAGTCAAGTCACATCAAAGTCAACCCGAGAAAAGAAGGTGTGACTGATGCAATCAGACCGACGCCCGACGTCGGTTACACATACACACTACTCTGTACTGTGTAAGGCAAAGGCCTTGAGGGTGGTCTTAAGTGGATTCTGTCAATGAATGAaagagctgcagcagcagcacttacCGAGTTGAGCGTGACCGAAGCAGAAAACGCATCCGTCCGAGCCGTTGATGACGGCGGTGACAATGTCACTCAGCACCGAGGCGGCAACGTCGCCCTGCACGCCATTCGAccataaaaagaagacaaaatgtCGTCGAGATATTATTAGACGGTCTAAGAGCCGATTATTTGGGGATAAAATAGGGCGCCGTAGTCTATAATACaaagatatattttttggggcgACAATGGCGCCGGATGGGCCAGCAGGGGCCGTTAGGTTTAATACCTGTGAATCGTCGGCGGTGGTGAAGAGGCCATCGAAGGCGAACATTTTCGGTGCGGCCACTCCCACGCGTCGATCTTCGGCAGCGATTTGATGGTGGTCTTTCTCCGACGAGGAAGACGACGCCAACGTCAGCGACGTGTTATTACCGGGCTCCTGGAGCGTCAATTGTTTGCGCTTTTTGTCGACGCTGAGAAAGTTGGAAGCCGTCGGGTCGCCCGCCACTCGCAACATCACTCTCACCTgcgaaatgatgaaaaaataaaagttagaCAGAATTTTTAACAACAGCATTTATTTGttatagttttttattattacgataACTCCGGAATATTGTGCACATCAAACTCTCAGCCGCAACTCGCGAACATAGGAAGAGCGCCCCGAGCGTCATTTTAATGGCCTTGTTATCTTTTCTTGGaattcttttccccttttttgtacACGTCATATAACGAAGTTCCTCATTCTCGTCGACCCCCGAACTTTGGCTCTTCCCTCTGTAAGTTTCATCCGCTGATGCTCTTTCTAGTTACACGCAGCAGCCAATCAGATCCTGCTgccttccctttttctctcccatttgaAATGCCAGCCTAAATTTGACTTGCGGCATTTGACGGAATCATTTCGCCGCACAATGGAAAATCCTCCTAGCCAGCGCtcaacttctctctctccgtggTATTGAAGAGAAAAGCCTTTACATTTAGTATATACACTAGCTTTATGttagatgttgttgttgttgttgttgtgtacaGATACTGATGTAGCACTGGATGGCGGCGGGGGTTGGTTGGAGGCCTTTTGGCGTTGTTCAATCAATGAGATAAATGGCGGCCACATCAAGTCGAACAACCAGACAGAGCCCAGCACAAAACATAACACTACGACTGCAgactgtgtgctgtgtgtatatagaacGGTCAGTTGATCCCCCGCTTCCACGCACAGCCCAGCACACACATCATGTGCCTGATGGGATGATTGTTTTTCCTGTCCCGACTCTAACGGGGGACGCCcaaacgggagagagagagaggaaagctGTGCTAGAGAGTTGTGGATGAAGGATCGAAATGGATGGAGGCGAAAAGGGGAGAAAGGAAACATGGCCGAGCTTAAATCATCCGAGTAATTAACTAACCCCTATACCGACCCGGTCTAATATATGGCAATGCGAtggaaaggaggaaaaagcAGAAAACGGGACggaaaggggagagagagaccggCCCCGGTGGTGAATATAACGCCGTTTACAACTCTTAAAgacgctctctctctaccactattttttatatatagtGGATCATACTGTGTGTGTTCTTGTATTTACACATACGTCGTttacagagaaagagagagagagaaacgatgGATTAGgcaccaagaaagaaaaaaaaaagaagaaacatcatAATAAAAGGATTGATCATCCGCCGAGAAACGGGGAGCCGGATGCTGCTATTTTTCGGGCTCTGTCGTCTGTCATATACACACATGGGGAGTCGCTTCGCACGTCTATTAAAAATGGAAGGGAAAAGCCAGAACATCACAGGAGCGAAAAAGCCGAAGAAATATTTCCCTTGCTCTCTAACTACACTACACACGTACGGTACTAGAGCTGGTACATCCAATATATAGTGGACTGAGTTATGACGACGACTACTCTTTAATACCAGCGCCTAGAGTTGCCATTACTGATTAAGTATTACTAGTAgtagtggagagagagagagagcacatACCAGAGgcaagttattttcttttacgtgGAAAAAAAGGCCCATTTGTAAATGTGGTCGGATGTCTTTTTTAGGCCGTGGTTAAGGGcgatcagaagaagaagaagaagaagaagaagaaaaacgctATTCTCTTTTGATATACATAATGGAAGAAAAAGCACAAACAACTTCCCAATCAGCAAAAGAGCTTCGAGGGAAACAACATCTCGTATTAACGACCCgagacgacggcggcggcggcggcagacGACGACGTTCAGCGCGCggttcatttaaaaataaaagagaaactttGCGTAGATGCACGAtatcgttcttcttcttccaggaaacaaaaagtaaaaaaagattttgctCGATGAAATTGTGACTTGTCAATCAGATTGCTTATACCAATTTGATAAAGGGAGAAGGGAAAGAAGACTATATAGTacagctgtttttttctgcttttgtcaaaaaagaagaaagcccAACAGACAGAAACACATacggaagaaaataaatgaccTTTGGGTggctttttcttgttatttttccaataGGAAATGAGGGCGGGACCAACTGACGTCGTCGGATATTAGAGAACCAGAGACGTGCAAGATGGCAAGAAAGAGCGTGGGGCATAGAGGAGCGAAGGGAGTTGCATGGTCCTGTAGTACAGgcgggggaagaagaaaaaagagacggtCCAGGGAAACAAGACCAACAAATGGCTGCACTTAATACGTGAGATGATTCGATAACCGACAAATCCCAGGAAGAAGTTGCTGCTGGCTGCCGCAGTACAAAGCG
Encoded proteins:
- the LOC124199732 gene encoding uncharacterized protein LOC124199732 isoform X1, with translation METTAANVLSTTSRSDCHLNWVTRVPSPFPPGVVEHLPPDGRLHHQRRLAETAAVAAEAANMMNYPVQQPKVLVTRTTAKMEASELRRAPPPPPPRGVTLRATSSVAGTAPIGTSLPPSLIPVSVTSAVNRHHFKSTNPAPSAPIAPVAKVMKENLPSELGTGLPVQQPQQPPQHHPQGYLETRYAYSVNGILGSAAQASAAAAFFARASQKLNLASPQRRKRHGSSDGAESPIPAAVHRFGTDFSGLLRRNPPLPPPHLLRRLGLRENPGVGKVRVMLRVAGDPTASNFLSVDKKRKQLTLQEPGNNTSLTLASSSSSEKDHHQIAAEDRRVGVAAPKMFAFDGLFTTADDSQGDVAASVLSDIVTAVINGSDGCVFCFGHAQLGKTTTMVGSCLEDIGPGLMPTAIAWLFRGIGEQKNKTGARFSVRVSAVEIAGPAEVLRDLLAPHATESEESPGVYLRDDPLLGTQLQNQSELRAPTAEKAAFYLDAALAARTDSSSPDARFSHLLYTLHVYQYSVDRTPSRTGGHCSSSSGASGVAGGRSRLHLLDLGSCQQSGRAVTNGQSANTMTLSGLGNVLVALFNGQRHLPHREHKITQVLRECLGSLTCQAALVAHVAASSAYSETLATVQMASRVHRMRRRRMKYNNAGSGGSGSGGSSEDSSRLGLSRSSGGESSTGGSADPSSSEQSCDTVIYVGPIDDATDGEHPPVYLPSLNSGDNRCSMSRALRGSTVDRPAVQQQSGRSPVHHAKKETSAAPSRSPQIQRKVAKCDPAQQTNKQSGSVAGSNSEEQWIDGPRFNKTRISQARMQVVRHQREMWVDGPPVDPAVQMLPAVLPAVAPPVNQTPLGYGFMDQHKQGMIRQWVENQSVQQRHPAVRTSGQMWIDAQPRPAPEPGTPVKVLTVFKTCPDDEDEAKEVDSLAPVENIRSPRANRHPTPVKQSRRKAEPLLTEEVTASAAVAPSNPEQSVSEEKLNSLSGVGSASNVESVEPTASSLTLEQLYSQCEQLADSLVQEEERAAAAAATVEDSSTDGASDDLSAALDVTSEQVSISCDSWRRVRHRDEDDNNTVTDFKVCESESANQRGGRLHHSPMHGRGGDYSPEYIEVEEPDEPVPTQDSCLQVTEEDIAFSMMEALEAKCNDVRSLSSFTDGEEHPLRALSHDNLTIISHFTGETYSQGTASEWEPIGSSIFDPMPSSSAMDNTEFYQTQLEQLAKLHQQIYQQSIAGNAAGTLHPTPLSALTNCNIGSFKDLPLLTQDWNNVAVRTSPGRNGMGQDTRKAMVSTIGMELERELGIQDAHQASILSSLRHPDGASDPHLDQHSGKTYETVRPCEPQQQERLPGNGASTSDPEEEVAIKSNSANVAVTTGDLVPERDCKAVVLESNTEHEKVIHHKTPKLSRFFSGSKNKQQPSSVTKRNTATSMSGSPVPTPKASSSSAKASPKVEKRSKSRENTSKHNSPAKTLSKSPSRIDPTPSVSIPPSPKSQSSKSSNKKDKLKAASSSHKSPKKDSKSSWDGKSSGSKRDVKSYGFSYESCHQTAPSSLCPSEGYESGGSDSGVHLSAVSPIKNRRHAQPIQQQQQQIRRQHLMPIGEMSRKNFSSGTSTSGSGGSGGSAGHYESSGYESVIRDSECSSLGSSSQDSDREAVPLELAISTGKQSADIGQSSSCTIL